Proteins encoded together in one Vigna angularis cultivar LongXiaoDou No.4 chromosome 5, ASM1680809v1, whole genome shotgun sequence window:
- the LOC108339938 gene encoding fasciclin-like arabinogalactan protein 12 — MKLLVLFSLLLLIPFSSLYSTTLAQAPAAAPSKPIVSTLSQSPSSDTSDSSPDDLIGILRKAKSFNILIRLMKTTQLINQLNAQLITIKSGGLTIFAPDDSSFSHLKVGFLNSLADNQKIELLQFHVLPTYVSSSNFDSLSNPVRTLAGDNPTRLQLNVTAYGNNVNISTGVVNATVTGVIYSDKVLAIYHVDKVLLPLDFFKPKPPAPAPSPEIAPKTDNDNSSAADNLGTSKDSSGAFSLMSSPGTTLVSLGVSLVALVIISS, encoded by the coding sequence ATGAAGCTATTAGTTTTATTCTCCCTCTTACTCCTTATACCTTTTTCCTCCTTATATTCAACCACATTAGCCCAAGCACCTGCTGCAGCTCCATCTAAACCAATTGTCTCAACACTATCCCAGTCACCCTCTTCAGACACCTCTGATTCTTCTCCTGATGACCTCATCGGAATATTGAGGAAGGCTAAATCATTTAACATCCTAATTCGCCTGATGAAAACCACCCAATTGATCAACCAACTCAATGCTCAGCTCATAACCATAAAATCAGGTGGTTTAACCATCTTTGCCCCAGATGACAGTAGCTTTTCACATCTCAAAGTAGGGTTCCTGAACTCTCTTGCCGACAATCAAAAGATAGAACTTCTGCAGTTCCATGTTCTTCCCACTTATGTTTCAAGCTCAAACTTTGATTCTTTGAGCAACCCTGTGAGAACACTAGCTGGGGATAACCCTACCAGGTTGCAACTAAACGTGACAGCTTATGGCAACAATGTTAATATCTCAACAGGAGTGGTCAATGCCACGGTCACAGGAGTTATATACTCAGATAAGGTGCTTGCTATATATCATGTGGACAAGGTGCTTCTTCCTTTGGACTTCTTCAAGCCTAAGCCACCAGCTCCTGCACCCTCTCCAGAAATAGCACCAAAAACTGATAATGATAACTCATCTGCTGCTGATAATCTTGGAACATCCAAGGACAGTTCTGGTGCATTCAGTTTGATGAGTTCTCCAGGAACAACGTTGGTGTCCCTCGGAGTTTCTTTAGTTGCATTGGTGATTATTTCAAGTTGA
- the LOC108339795 gene encoding fasciclin-like arabinogalactan protein 12, translated as MVMMKHPLFSLTLPLLPILLFSHPIISLAQSPAAAPTAPAKATTAITPAPVPSSPPTDIIRILKKAGGFTTLIRLLQATQVSNQINSQLLTTNGGLTLFAPNDNAFSSLKPGFLNSLNDQQKNELIQFHLLPTFVSVSNFDTLSNPVRTQAGENPDRLALNITSSGGNQVNMTTGIVNVTLGGTVYTDHQLAVYQVDKVLLPRDFFVAKPPAPAPAPEKPKGSKKKSADSTGTPADDAESAAISVKQQHVIWVAVAALSVAAVSW; from the coding sequence atggtgatgatgaagcATCCACTCTTCTCTCTCACCCTCCCACTTCTTCCAATACTACTCTTTTCTCATCCCATCATCTCTCTAGCCCAGTCACCCGCCGCCGCACCAACCGCCCCCGCCAAGGCCACCACGGCCATCACTCCGGCCCCGGTACCCTCCTCACCCCCCACAGACATCATCAGAATCCTCAAAAAGGCCGGGGGTTTCACCACCCTTATCCGTCTCCTTCAAGCCACGCAAGTTTCCAACCAAATAAACTCCCAACTCCTTACCACAAACGGCGGCTTAACCTTATTTGCACCAAACGACAATGCCTTTTCAAGCCTCAAACCTGGCTTTCTCAACTCCCTCAACGACCAACAAAAGAACGAGCTCATCCAGTTCCACTTGCTACCCACATTCGTTTCCGTTTCAAACTTTGACACTCTCAGCAACCCTGTGAGAACACAGGCCGGTGAAAACCCTGATAGGTTGGCACTGAACATAACAAGCTCAGGAGGGAACCAAGTGAACATGACCACGGGGATCGTCAACGTTACATTAGGTGGGACTGTGTACACCGATCACCAGCTTGCGGTTTACCAAGTGGACAAGGTGCTTCTTCCTCGGGATTTCTTTGTTGCTAAGCCTCCTGCTCCAGCTCCAGCGCCAGAAAAGCCTAAGGGGTCTAAGAAGAAATCTGCAGACAGCACTGGAACTCCTGCTGATGATGCTGAATCTGCTGCTATCAGTGTGAAACAGCAGCATGTGATATGGGTTGCTGTTGCTGCACTTTCAGTTGCAGCAGTTTCGTGGTGA